The following are from one region of the Mannheimia granulomatis genome:
- the ruvC gene encoding crossover junction endodeoxyribonuclease RuvC yields the protein MSIILGIDPGSRVTGYGIIRQNGRNLEYLGSGSIRTAADDLPTRLKRIYAGVSEIIIQFQPDMFAIEQVFMAKNPDSALKLGQARGTAIVAAVNHDLPVFEYAARLVKQTVTGLGSADKVQVQDMVTRMLQLSAKPQADAADALAIAITHAHSMQHSLIVAKQSNQNVSSEKEQILALMKTRYSRGRFRLKG from the coding sequence ATGTCTATTATTTTAGGAATTGACCCGGGTTCAAGGGTAACAGGTTACGGTATTATCCGTCAAAACGGTCGGAATTTAGAATATCTTGGCAGCGGTTCTATACGTACTGCTGCAGACGATCTTCCAACTCGTTTAAAACGTATTTATGCAGGTGTGAGTGAAATTATTATTCAATTTCAACCGGATATGTTTGCGATTGAACAAGTTTTTATGGCAAAAAACCCTGATTCTGCATTAAAACTCGGACAAGCACGTGGAACAGCTATTGTAGCCGCGGTTAACCACGATTTACCTGTATTTGAATATGCCGCACGATTAGTGAAACAAACGGTTACAGGGCTTGGCTCAGCAGATAAAGTTCAAGTACAAGATATGGTAACCCGAATGCTACAACTCTCAGCAAAACCACAAGCGGATGCAGCCGATGCACTGGCAATTGCAATTACACACGCCCATTCCATGCAACATTCGCTGATTGTCGCAAAACAAAGTAACCAAAATGTCAGTAGCGAAAAAGAACAAATCTTAGCATTAATGAAAACCCGCTATAGCCGCGGGCGGTTTAGGCTGAAGGGCTAA
- the murA gene encoding UDP-N-acetylglucosamine 1-carboxyvinyltransferase → MEKFRVHGPFTLSGTVDISGAKNAALPILFAAILAEKPVTLKNVPDLKDVDTTFKILRQLGVVVEKGTEKGVVHIDASQINNYVAPYELVRTMRASIWALAPLVARFQVGQVSLPGGCTIGARPVDMHISGLEKMGAQIELDEGYVKATSHGRLNGARIYMDKVSVGATLSVMMAATLARGITVIENAAREPEIVDTADFLNAMGAKISGAGSDMITVEGVEHLGGCEHSVVPDRIETGTFLVAAAVSGGRITCRGTKADTLDAVIEKLREAGMQVDITEDTITLDSLGRRPKAVNIRTMPHPGFPTDMQAQFTLLNAVADGTSRITETIFENRFMHIPELNRMGAKGEIEGNTAICYGVERLKPAEVMATDLRASISLVLAGCIATGETIVDRIYHIDRGYEHIEEKLRGIGARIERFSAPFEGE, encoded by the coding sequence ATGGAAAAATTTCGTGTACACGGTCCTTTCACTTTAAGCGGAACCGTTGATATTTCTGGTGCGAAAAACGCAGCACTACCTATTTTGTTTGCTGCAATTTTGGCAGAAAAACCGGTGACGTTAAAAAACGTACCTGATTTAAAAGACGTTGATACTACTTTCAAAATTTTACGCCAGTTGGGCGTTGTAGTTGAAAAAGGAACGGAAAAAGGCGTGGTTCATATTGATGCAAGCCAAATTAACAACTACGTTGCACCTTATGAATTAGTCAGAACCATGCGAGCATCAATTTGGGCATTAGCACCATTGGTAGCACGTTTTCAAGTTGGCCAAGTTTCTTTGCCGGGTGGCTGCACTATCGGAGCAAGACCGGTAGATATGCACATTTCTGGTCTCGAAAAAATGGGTGCTCAAATTGAATTAGATGAAGGCTATGTAAAAGCGACATCTCATGGTCGTTTAAATGGTGCTAGAATCTATATGGATAAAGTCAGCGTTGGTGCGACTTTATCCGTTATGATGGCAGCGACTTTGGCAAGAGGGATAACTGTTATTGAAAATGCTGCCCGTGAGCCGGAAATTGTTGATACCGCTGATTTCTTAAATGCAATGGGGGCGAAAATTTCCGGAGCAGGCAGTGATATGATCACCGTTGAAGGTGTTGAGCATTTAGGTGGTTGTGAGCATAGTGTGGTGCCTGATCGTATTGAAACAGGTACATTCTTAGTCGCTGCAGCCGTATCCGGTGGTCGAATTACTTGCCGTGGTACTAAAGCGGATACACTTGATGCGGTGATTGAAAAATTGCGTGAAGCCGGAATGCAGGTAGATATTACAGAAGATACTATCACCCTTGATTCATTAGGTCGTAGACCAAAAGCGGTAAATATTCGCACTATGCCACACCCTGGTTTCCCAACAGATATGCAGGCTCAGTTTACTCTGTTGAATGCAGTGGCAGATGGTACAAGTCGTATTACTGAAACCATTTTTGAAAACCGCTTTATGCATATTCCTGAACTTAACCGCATGGGCGCAAAAGGTGAAATTGAAGGCAATACTGCTATTTGTTACGGGGTTGAGCGCTTAAAGCCTGCAGAGGTCATGGCAACAGATCTACGTGCTTCTATCAGTTTGGTGTTAGCTGGTTGTATAGCAACCGGTGAAACCATTGTTGATCGTATTTATCATATTGATCGCGGATACGAGCATATTGAAGAAAAACTTCGTGGTATTGGTGCAAGAATTGAACGTTTTTCAGCACCATTTGAAGGTGAGTAA